The sequence TTCGATCCCCAGCACTGCAACGCCTGGGGCGTTTGGGGACTCGGACTCGGTGAGTGGGTAAGCGACCAGTGGCACGATGACTACCGAGGCGCGCCTAGTAGTGCTTCAGCCTGGCGAGAGCATCCCGGTCCCCCGACGATGTATCGCGGCGGCGCCGTGTTGCATGCGCCCTGGCAGGATTCGGACGAGGTGATGTCGTGCCACGCGGCGAAGCGGGGCGGCCCCGCATCGCCCGGAAGTGTGTTCGTAGCGCGCCCGGTCGTTGCGTTGCCATGGCTGCAGGAAGAGATCTCGATGCCAGTGGCGCCTTCGAGCGTCTCTTTCGACGAGGCCGTCGCCGCACTGGAGACCGAGATCCGCAGCGAGCGGGAGCGCAAACGACGAGCGGACGACGCCCGCCGCGAGAAGATGGCGCGCACGCTGGGCGAGCTACCCGGTTCGGTTCGCCAGGGAACGATCCGCAGCGTTGGCGAAGGCGGCGTCTACATCGTGAGTCTGGCCGAGGTGAACGGCATCCTGCGAATGCCGGCAGATGCGACGCCCTTGGCGGTGGGTGACCCGGTGACGGTACGGATCGTCGGCAGCGGCGGGGTTCCCGAGGTCGAGCTGGTGTCGTCCCCTTGAGACGCCGGGCACACGCGTGCTAGCGCTCGCGCCGTGGCCCGCGTCTACCTGGCGTTGATTGCCGTCCAGCTCTTGTTCGGGCTGTGGCCGGTCGCGGGCGCAGCCGTGCTGCGGGAGATGTCGCCGCCAGCGCTGATCGGCTTTCGCTTGTTCCTGGGCGCACCGCTGTTGGCGCTGCTCGCGGGGCTGCCCTGGCGCAAGCGCCCATCGCTGCGGGAATTGGGCGAGCTCGCGTTCCTTGCGGCTCTCGGCATCAGCATCAACCAGCTGCTGTTTGCCGAAGGACTCTCGCGCGCGGGACCCATCAACGCGTCGTTGTCCATCTTGCTCATCCCTCCGGTCAGCTTGCTTGTGGGTCGAGCCTTGGGGCGCGAACGACCGACGCGCAAGCGGCTGCTCGGCGTCGCCATCGCCGTCCTCGGCGCCTTGGTATTCTTACGCGTCGAGCGTTTCGACTTTGGCGACCGACGCGCGGTGGGCAACCTGATGCTGGTCTGCAACGCCAGCGTGTATGCCACCTATCTCGTGCTCGCCGGACCCATCCTCACCCGACTTGGCACGCTGCGCGCCATGGCCTGGGTCTTCGTGCTGGGCGCGATCGAGGCCGCGCCCTTCACCTTGCGACCGGTGATGCAGGTTCCGTGGCTGACGCTACCCACCTGGGCCACGGGCTCCCTGGTGTTCGTGTTGTTCGGCGCGACGCTGGGCACCTACCTGCTCAACGCCTACGCCTTGCGCCGCGTGGAAGCCTCGGTCGTGGCGGTATTCGTCTACCTGCAACCCCTCGTCGCCACCCTCGCCAGCTGGTGGCTGCTGAACGAAATCCCGACACCACGCATGCTGGTCGCAGGCGCGCTGATCGTCGTCGGCGTCTTCATCTCTGCGGACATGGCCTCGTCCATCCGACGCCTGCTGACGCGCCATTCCACGTGATACCCTGCGAGGCTCAATGCCCGAGCTCGAGCTCCGTCCGCTGGTGATCTTGCGAGACCATGGCGGTTTCGTGTCCGCCAGCTGCGCAGCCGCTCCGAAGCTCGTCACCTACGCCGACGACGAGGAAGACGCTCTCGACGAGCTCGCGCTTTTCCTGGGAGAGTTTTTCGGCGAGCTTCCCGCCGCGAGCGTCGCGGGCTACTTGCTACCCGAAAGCACGGAGCTGCGCGAAATCTCGCTGCTGATTCCGCGTGCAAGTCTCGCGCGCACCCAGCGCATGCGGACGCCCTTGGCGCTCACGACTCTGGAGCTCGATGCGGACCGTGGACGCTGGATTCGCGTGCCCGCGATCGACCACGTTGCTTTCGTGGATGCGAAGGAGCTGGAACGAAGAGACGAGATCATTCGGCGCGAGGTCTTGCGTCTGGCTGCCGCTCGCGAGCTGGACGGTTTCGAGTACCTGGACCTGCTCCCTAGCCAGAGCCTGACCCTGGAGCGTCCCCAGGTTCTGCTCAAGCCCCCGGCTCACGTGGCGCGCGCCGAGGAGAAACGCAAAGCCGCGCTGAAGCTGCTTCAAGGCATCAGTCGGCCTTTGCAGGCGAGTTTGCCACCCCGTGTGGAGCGCGATTGCAGTTCCCTCGTGAGTCTGCTGCAGGATCGCGACCGACCGAGCGGCGTTCTGGTCGGGCCCTCGGGCGCCGGCAAGACGACACTGATGACTCAGGCCTTGGAGGCGGTGCCAGCCCTGGACGTGTTTGCCACTTCCGGGGCGGAGCTCGTCGCCGGGCAGTCCTTTCTCGGACAACTGGAACAGCGCCTGGACCGCGTGCTGGGCGCGGCAGCAGAATTGGACGCGGTACTCTACTTCGAAGAGCTGGACGATCTGTTCTCCGGACGACCCGGCGGCTACGAAGACATCGCCAGTGTCGTGCAGCGCTACCTGGAACGCGGCCGCGTTCGCTTGTTCGGCGAGCTCAGCCCCGAGCGATACGATCGCTTGCGCCAGCACTACCCGGGCTTCTTCTCGCACTTGAGCCTTGTCGACGTCGAACCGCTGAGCCGTGAGGACGCGGTAACGGCGTTGCGCCGCCGGTCCGAACGCGAGCGCGCGAAGGGCAGTCCGGCTCTCGATGCCGACGCGGCCGAGCGCCTCGTGGCACTGGTGGAACGCTACGATCCGTATCACGCTCTGCCCGGCAAAGCCGTCGCCTTCGCCGAGGAGCTTGCCTCGACTCGCATTGCGGAACCTGCGGAGGACGGATCTCTGGCGCTGCGCACCGACGACGTGTTCCGCGGAATGAGCATCCGCTCTGGAGTGCCGGAGTTCATCTTGCGCGATGAGCGCAGCCTGGCACTCGCAGAGGTCGAGCGCTTCTTCCAGGCACGCCTCGTGGGTCAATCCACGGCCATTCGC comes from Polyangiaceae bacterium and encodes:
- a CDS encoding DMT family transporter; amino-acid sequence: MARVYLALIAVQLLFGLWPVAGAAVLREMSPPALIGFRLFLGAPLLALLAGLPWRKRPSLRELGELAFLAALGISINQLLFAEGLSRAGPINASLSILLIPPVSLLVGRALGRERPTRKRLLGVAIAVLGALVFLRVERFDFGDRRAVGNLMLVCNASVYATYLVLAGPILTRLGTLRAMAWVFVLGAIEAAPFTLRPVMQVPWLTLPTWATGSLVFVLFGATLGTYLLNAYALRRVEASVVAVFVYLQPLVATLASWWLLNEIPTPRMLVAGALIVVGVFISADMASSIRRLLTRHST